A single region of the Gemmatimonadaceae bacterium genome encodes:
- the tsaE gene encoding tRNA (adenosine(37)-N6)-threonylcarbamoyltransferase complex ATPase subunit type 1 TsaE, producing the protein MQAHRHVVPPLAERSRLVLDEEELREWGKELGRASSPPLMITLTGDLGAGKTTLAQAICDGYGVEEPVTSPSYALVHRYSAPRSPVYHVDLYRLDNPSQLTNIGWDDLVAEHAMILVEWPERAGARIPVDHLPIDIDYSAEDPDRRLLLAG; encoded by the coding sequence GTGCAGGCGCACCGCCACGTCGTACCGCCTCTCGCGGAGCGGAGTCGGCTGGTGCTCGACGAGGAAGAGCTCCGTGAATGGGGCAAGGAGCTGGGGCGCGCGAGCTCTCCTCCACTGATGATCACACTTACCGGCGACCTGGGCGCAGGAAAAACGACCCTCGCACAGGCGATCTGCGACGGATATGGCGTCGAGGAGCCGGTCACGAGTCCATCCTATGCTCTCGTGCACCGCTATTCAGCGCCTCGCTCGCCCGTGTATCATGTCGATCTGTACCGACTCGACAATCCGTCGCAGCTCACGAATATCGGCTGGGACGATCTCGTGGCCGAGCACGCGATGATTCTCGTCGAGTGGCCGGAGCGCGCGGGGGCGCGGATTCCCGTAGATCATCTGCCGATCGATATCGACTATTCCGCCGAGGATCCGGATCGGCGGCTGCTCCTCGCCGGCTGA
- the tsaB gene encoding tRNA (adenosine(37)-N6)-threonylcarbamoyltransferase complex dimerization subunit type 1 TsaB — protein sequence MTDYTLALEGATYAGSVALLRGRTVIAETTLSDTAIPSRDGREERVLPSVAECLDEARVRVNEISRVVCGSGPGSFTSLRIAASIAKGVAVGTGCPMYAVSSLLLSVSSSPGALEKGFYLSVLPAMRDEWFAMLVEYENPDSIAQRGDVAIVAETGLARAAAAEGAILLGPGQEVDSRPHARGVAALLDGILSTGPVPIETWEPHYGRLAEAQVRWELAHGKALGASA from the coding sequence ATGACCGATTACACTCTCGCTCTCGAAGGCGCGACCTACGCCGGCAGCGTCGCGCTTCTGCGCGGACGCACCGTGATCGCCGAAACAACACTGTCCGACACAGCCATTCCGTCTCGCGATGGCCGCGAAGAAAGAGTGCTGCCATCAGTTGCGGAGTGTCTCGACGAAGCGCGCGTTCGTGTCAACGAAATCAGCCGCGTCGTGTGCGGCTCCGGCCCCGGCAGCTTCACGAGCCTGCGCATCGCCGCGTCAATCGCGAAAGGAGTCGCAGTAGGCACAGGCTGTCCGATGTACGCGGTCTCGTCGCTGCTCCTTTCGGTCTCGTCGTCTCCGGGCGCGCTGGAAAAGGGATTCTATTTGTCGGTGCTGCCCGCGATGCGCGACGAGTGGTTCGCGATGCTCGTCGAATATGAGAATCCGGATTCGATCGCGCAGCGCGGAGACGTCGCCATCGTCGCGGAGACCGGGCTCGCGCGCGCGGCGGCTGCGGAGGGAGCAATTTTGCTCGGGCCCGGGCAGGAGGTTGACTCCCGCCCACACGCTCGAGGGGTGGCAGCTCTCCTCGACGGTATACTGTCGACCGGCCCCGTGCCGATCGAGACCTGGGAGCCGCATTACGGGCGTCTGGCAGAGGCGCAGGTGCGCTGGGAGCTGGCTCACGGAAAGGCGTTGGGGGCTAGTGCGTGA
- the rimI gene encoding ribosomal protein S18-alanine N-acetyltransferase, giving the protein MTPATTVDANFRSATLADVPAIVEIERISFGDPWSEATFRDLLSLRHAIFLVATEGRAASVCGYVIAAVVAGEAEVLNLAVAPQSRGRGLGGRLLDAGLGIVGERGAREVFLEVRESNIAALALYSSRGFASLTRRAKYYRNPVEDALVLRRAVEGLLRRT; this is encoded by the coding sequence GTGACGCCGGCGACGACGGTTGATGCGAATTTCCGATCGGCGACGCTGGCGGACGTGCCTGCGATTGTCGAGATAGAGCGCATCTCGTTCGGCGACCCATGGTCCGAGGCTACGTTTCGGGACCTGCTCAGTTTGCGCCACGCTATCTTTCTCGTCGCGACTGAAGGTCGCGCGGCATCGGTTTGCGGATACGTGATCGCCGCGGTCGTGGCGGGCGAAGCCGAGGTATTGAATCTGGCGGTGGCGCCTCAGTCGCGGGGGCGTGGGCTGGGAGGGAGACTCCTCGACGCTGGACTTGGAATCGTGGGAGAGCGAGGCGCGCGGGAAGTTTTTCTCGAGGTGCGCGAATCGAACATCGCCGCTCTCGCGCTCTACTCGTCGCGTGGATTCGCCAGTCTCACGCGCCGCGCGAAGTATTATCGGAACCCTGTCGAAGACGCGCTCGTTCTCCGGCGCGCGGTTGAAGGATTATTGCGGAGGACTTAA
- the ssb gene encoding single-stranded DNA-binding protein has translation MSRSLNKASLIGNLGSDPEIRTTTGGAKVATFSLATSRQWNSASGEKQEKTEWHRCVVWNAKGTGLADVVEKYCKKGDRLYVEGRIEYRQWQDKENQTRYTTEINVRDLLMLGGGAGGGRGADYDSDSDSRARTPARSGSRAGAAASDTNFDDFPAALEDQDDDLPF, from the coding sequence GTGAGTCGGAGTCTTAACAAGGCCAGTCTGATCGGAAATCTCGGAAGCGATCCGGAAATTCGCACAACGACAGGCGGCGCGAAGGTGGCGACGTTTTCGCTGGCCACGAGCCGGCAGTGGAACAGCGCCAGTGGAGAGAAACAGGAAAAAACCGAGTGGCACCGCTGCGTGGTGTGGAACGCGAAAGGCACCGGTCTAGCCGACGTCGTCGAGAAATACTGCAAGAAGGGCGACCGTCTGTACGTCGAGGGGCGCATCGAGTACCGCCAGTGGCAGGACAAGGAGAACCAGACCCGCTACACGACGGAGATCAACGTTCGCGATCTCCTGATGCTCGGCGGCGGTGCCGGCGGTGGACGGGGCGCCGATTACGACTCCGATTCGGACTCTCGCGCGCGGACACCCGCCAGGAGCGGCAGTCGAGCAGGCGCGGCAGCGAGCGATACCAACTTCGACGATTTCCCGGCGGCGCTGGAAGATCAGGACGACGATCTGCCCTTCTGA
- a CDS encoding LysM peptidoglycan-binding domain-containing protein, which translates to MQPITVRAVALNDERLSTSILTSLVVGMTLVAAGMLSAQTPVPPAGTPKKPAPTVAPVSAPVEGEVVHVVKRGDTLWDIAKAYLKDPFRWPEVFQRNTDVVENPHWIYPDEVIRIPGSEVRPEVLARVMTKPAPKPAPNLERTVFSTLPALVSSRVPGTGEVIGRERPGAVRVGEVEAAPFVDREGGPRGAGRLAAAYDRPGIAARASDARFQLQDPVFVEVPSGRAARVGDKYLIVVPGASIGEESQLMIPTGIVRVESIEAGQPALARVVRQFGDIRLDQMLVAVESAVPSATAARIPVSNGRSAHVLWVHNDPVLPTLQSYVVLSREAGNDVAVGDQFTLMDATVDASHPAPAVPAAVAQVVRVTPYAITALVVDHDQPTVRAGMPARLTARMR; encoded by the coding sequence ATGCAGCCGATCACCGTCCGTGCAGTCGCGCTCAACGACGAGCGGCTCTCGACGAGCATTCTCACGTCTCTCGTTGTCGGGATGACACTCGTTGCGGCCGGAATGCTGTCAGCGCAGACGCCGGTTCCTCCTGCGGGCACGCCGAAGAAGCCCGCGCCGACGGTCGCACCCGTGTCCGCCCCAGTCGAGGGCGAGGTCGTCCACGTCGTAAAGAGAGGCGACACTCTGTGGGACATTGCCAAAGCCTACCTCAAGGACCCGTTCCGCTGGCCGGAAGTCTTCCAGCGAAACACCGATGTCGTCGAGAACCCGCATTGGATCTATCCTGACGAGGTAATCCGGATCCCGGGCAGCGAGGTCAGACCGGAAGTTCTCGCCCGCGTGATGACGAAGCCGGCGCCTAAGCCGGCGCCAAATCTCGAGCGCACCGTATTCTCGACATTGCCAGCCCTGGTGAGTAGTCGAGTCCCCGGGACCGGCGAAGTCATTGGTCGTGAGCGTCCCGGTGCCGTGCGCGTAGGAGAAGTCGAAGCTGCGCCGTTCGTGGATAGAGAAGGCGGTCCGCGCGGCGCGGGACGGCTGGCTGCAGCGTATGACCGACCTGGCATCGCGGCGAGAGCGAGCGATGCGCGTTTCCAGCTTCAGGATCCCGTTTTCGTAGAGGTGCCGTCAGGCCGTGCGGCGCGCGTCGGTGACAAATATCTCATCGTCGTCCCGGGTGCCTCGATCGGCGAGGAATCGCAGCTGATGATCCCGACGGGAATCGTTCGTGTCGAGAGCATCGAAGCGGGTCAGCCGGCGCTCGCTCGAGTGGTGAGGCAATTCGGCGACATTCGCCTGGATCAGATGCTCGTCGCGGTCGAAAGCGCTGTTCCCTCAGCTACCGCCGCCCGCATTCCCGTCTCCAACGGGCGCTCCGCGCACGTGCTATGGGTTCACAACGATCCCGTTCTCCCAACTCTTCAGAGTTATGTGGTTCTCAGCAGGGAAGCGGGCAACGATGTAGCGGTCGGTGATCAATTCACACTGATGGATGCCACAGTCGACGCGAGTCATCCCGCGCCGGCCGTGCCCGCCGCTGTCGCGCAGGTCGTCCGTGTGACGCCATACGCGATCACAGCTCTCGTCGTGGATCACGATCAGCCGACAGTTCGCGCGGGCATGCCGGCGCGACTCACTGCGAGAATGCGCTAG
- a CDS encoding GDP-mannose 4,6-dehydratase: MTARALITGGAGFIGSHVADLFLGNGYEVDIIDDLSSGKATNVPESAALHRISVTSPESARVVREGRFDVLVHLAAQMDVRRSVADPVFDATTNIIGIVNLLEAVRQSGNKTRVVFTSTGGAIYGDFNQPPNFETYAKEPDSPYAISKLSSEYYLAYYGRIHGLEHVSVRFGNVYGPRQDPHGEAGVVAIFCNRILEGKPLTVFGDGEQTRDYVYVGDVANAVWLGATFALPPAGTVDERSFNIGTGLGTSVLELARSLQEAAGSNVEIQFAPRRPGEQQESFLNVDKARAVLGWQPQVSLAAGLAETFAWAEATSGLQKS; the protein is encoded by the coding sequence ATGACGGCGCGCGCACTCATTACAGGCGGGGCAGGGTTCATTGGATCGCATGTCGCCGACCTCTTCCTGGGCAACGGCTACGAAGTCGACATCATCGACGACCTTTCGAGCGGAAAAGCCACAAACGTCCCGGAGAGTGCGGCTCTCCACCGGATCAGCGTAACGTCCCCCGAGTCCGCGCGGGTTGTACGCGAGGGGCGATTCGACGTTCTCGTGCACCTCGCGGCGCAGATGGACGTCCGCCGGAGCGTTGCCGATCCGGTGTTCGACGCGACGACGAACATCATTGGCATCGTCAATCTTCTCGAAGCGGTGAGGCAGAGCGGAAACAAGACGCGGGTCGTGTTCACGTCCACTGGGGGCGCTATCTACGGCGACTTCAACCAGCCTCCGAACTTCGAGACGTACGCGAAAGAGCCGGATTCGCCGTATGCAATCTCAAAGCTCTCCTCCGAATACTATCTCGCCTACTACGGCAGAATTCATGGCCTCGAGCACGTTTCGGTGCGCTTCGGAAACGTGTACGGACCGAGGCAGGATCCGCACGGCGAGGCCGGTGTGGTGGCGATTTTCTGCAACCGCATTCTCGAGGGTAAGCCGCTCACCGTTTTCGGCGACGGCGAGCAGACGCGTGACTACGTCTATGTCGGCGACGTTGCTAATGCTGTCTGGCTCGGCGCCACTTTCGCCCTTCCGCCGGCCGGCACGGTTGACGAGCGCAGCTTCAATATCGGCACCGGATTGGGGACGTCCGTGCTCGAGCTGGCGCGCAGCCTACAGGAGGCAGCGGGCAGCAATGTAGAGATACAGTTCGCGCCGCGCAGACCGGGTGAGCAGCAGGAATCGTTTCTCAACGTCGACAAGGCGCGAGCGGTACTCGGCTGGCAACCGCAAGTTTCTCTTGCCGCCGGACTCGCGGAGACATTCGCGTGGGCGGAGGCGACGAGCGG